The Mercurialis annua linkage group LG2, ddMerAnnu1.2, whole genome shotgun sequence genome contains a region encoding:
- the LOC126667704 gene encoding dolichyl-diphosphooligosaccharide--protein glycosyltransferase subunit STT3B has protein sequence MGGMNGIAPKSTPSGSTQTATNLNNPKSDLFSTFSLKSFKLKTKQQELLIRVSILCLVYVLAFITRLFSVLRYESMIHEFDPYFNYRTTLFLTEKGFYEFWNWFDSESWYPLGRIIGGTLYPGLMVTAALIYWTLKFLRFAVHIREVCVLTAPFFASNTTIVAYFFGKEIWDTGAGLVAAALIAICPGYISRSVAGSYDNEGVAIFALLLTFYLFVKAVNTGSLAWSLASAFGYFYMVSAWGGYVFIINLIPLYVLVLLITGRYSLRLYVAYNCMYVLGMLLAMQIRFVGFQHVQSGEHMAAMGVFFLMQVFYFLDWVKYMLNDAKLFQAFLRITVTCTVGVGAIALGVGTASGYISPWTGRFYSLLDPTYAKDHIPIIASVSEHQPTAWSSFMFDFHILLFLFPAGLYFCFKRLSDATIFIVMYGLTSMYFAGVMVRLILVATPAMCLISAIAVSATIKNLTLLLRAKNKVIQTGSTKGTSSAKASSKGALDQSQPFQRDGAIALLLGAFYLLSKYATHCTWVTSEAYSSPSIVLAARGAHGNRVIFDDYREAYYWLRQNTPPDAKVMSWWDYGYQITAMGNRTVIVDNNTWNNTHIATVGRAMSSYEDEAYGIMRSLDVDYVLVVFGGVTGYSSDDINKFLWMVRIGGGVFPVIKEPDYLVNGEYRVDKGAAPKMLNCLMYKLSYYRFGELVTEYGRPPGYDRARGVEIGNKDIKLEYLEEAFTTSNWIVRIYKVKPPNNRW, from the exons ATGGGAGGAATGAATGGAATTGCACCAAAATCAACACCATCTGGATCCACACAGACCGCAACAAATCTGAACAATCCAAAATCAGATCTGTTCAGCACATTCTCTCTCAAGTCATTCAAGCTCAAAACCAAGCAACAAGAGCTTTTGATCCGTGTCTCAATCCTCTGCCTTGTCTATGTTCTGGCCTTCATTACTCGTTTATTTAGTGTCCTTCGTTATGAGTCCATGATTCATGAATTCGATCCTTACTTCAATTATCGTACCACCCTTTTCTTGACAGAGAAAGGGTTTTATGAATTCTGGAATTGGTTTGATTCTGAGAGTTGGTACCCACTTGGCCGTATCATTGGTGGCACTCTTTACCCTGGTCTTATGGTTACTGCTGCTCTTATTTATTGGACCCTCAAATTTCTCCGATTCGCAGTCCATATTCGGGAAGTTTGTGTGTTGACAGCGCCTTTTTTTGCATCGAATACGACCATTGTTGCTTATTTCTTTGGTAAAGAAATTTGGGATACTGGTGCGGGTCTTGTTGCTGCTGCTTTGATTGCTATATGCCCCGGCTATATTTCGCGATCTGTTGCGGGTTCTTATGATAATGAAGGGGTTGCCATTTTCGCGCTTTTGTTgactttttatttgtttgttaagGCTGTTAATACGGGCTCTCTTGCGTGGTCTTTAGCGTCGgcttttgggtatttttataTGGTTTCTGCGTGGGGAGgttatgtttttattatcaatttgatACCTTTGTATGTGTTAGTGCTGTTGATTACTGGGAGATACTCGTTGAGGTTGTATGTTGCTTATAATTGTATGTATGTGTTGGGAATGCTGCTCGCTATGCAGATTCGGTTTGTGGGTTTTCAGCATGTGCAGTCTGGTGAGCATATGGCTGCAATGGGGGTGTTCTTCTTGATGCAG GTATTTTATTTCTTAGATTGGGTCAAGTACATGCTAAATGATGCAAAATTATTTCAAGCCTTTTTGAGGATCACTGTGACCTGCACAGTTGGTGTTGGTGCTATTGCTCTTGGAGTTGGCACAGCTTCTGGCTATATTTCTCCATGGACAGGCCGGTTTTATTCTCTGTTGGACCCCACATATGCTAAGGATCACATCCCCATCATTGCATCTGTGTCTGAGCATCAGCCAACTGCTTGGTCATCTTTCATGTTTGATTTTCATATCCTGCTTTTCCTTTTCCCTGCGGGACTTTATTTCTGCTTCAAACGGCTATCAGATGCTACAATATTTATAGTTATGTATGGTCTTACCAGCATGTATTTTGCTGGTGTTATGGTTCGGCTCATTCTCGTGGCTACACCTGCTATGTGCCTCATTAGTGCTATTGCTGTTTCTGCCACTATTAAGAATTTGACGTTGTTGCTAAGGGCTAAGAACAAAGTTATCCAAACTGGTTCTACCAAAGGTACTAGCAGTGCAAAGGCTTCTTCAAAG GGTGCACTTGATCAATCTCAGCCTTTTCAAAGAGATGGTGCTATTGCGTTGCTTCTTGGGGCATTTTACTTGCTCAGTAAGTATGCTACGCATTGTACCTGGGTGACATCAGAAGCATACTCTTCTCCCTCAATTGTCTTGGCTGCAAGGGGTGCCCATGGAAACAGGGTCATCTTTGATGATTATCGTGAAGCATACTATTGGCTACGTCAAAATACTCCTCCAGATGCTAAGGTGATGTCATGGTGGGATTACGGGTATCAAATTACTGCCATGGGAAACAGAACTGTCATTGTTGACAATAATACCTGGAACAATACCCACATTGCTACAGTTGGACGTGCAATGTCCTCTTACGAAGATGAAGCATACGGCATAATGAGATCGCTTGATGTGGATTATGTGTTAGTTGTTTTTGGCGGTGTTACTGGTTACTCTTCTGATGATATCAATAA GTTTTTGTGGATGGTAAGAATTGGTGGTGGAGTGTTCCCTGTTATCAAGGAACCTGATTACCTTGTCAATGGTGAGTATCGTGTCGACAAAGGTGCAGCTCCGAAGATGTTGAATTGCCTTAT GTACAAGCTATCTTACTATCGCTTTGGAGAGCTGGTAACAGAGTATGGCAGGCCTCCGGG GTATGATCGTGCAAGGGGTGTGGAAATTGGAAATAAGGATATCAAACTTGAATACTTGGAAGAAGCATTCACAACGTCGAATTGGATTGTCCGTATTTACAAGGTCAAGCCACCTAATAACCGCTGGTAG
- the LOC126669247 gene encoding uncharacterized protein LOC126669247: MSPLNGNGTSPIRGGGGGSNGKNYIKHQVSKMDTLAGVAIKYGVEVADIKRLNGLASDLQMFALKTLLIPLPGRHPPSPILCGASADSPGENSLDKTPSCPRYSNVLDSLESLKLKPAQQKASPAMSTLRKYYGLNSSNRNGSIEGTEMAVYRTGSSDHLTEGLLHKNSPGSSYHNLKSWKFANNLSPEDEIMVDYVPLAEAGDGEGEKSVRRRQKSEADFGCGTSEKLLKEETSGSSNFSSGTGKNLAMRPKSASRMMLFSDSEPGWLNSIPVGLGDSVIIDGFRKSSSTPSLHDQENGNSSLAWPTPKWSLKADLQALSTTGITLPIFDGLPKPITGRWSKAALD; the protein is encoded by the exons ATGTCTCCTTTAAATGGGAATGGGACATCACCAAtaagaggaggaggaggaggaagtAATGGCAAGAATTATATAaagcatcaggtctccaagatGGATACTCTTGCTGGTGTTGCCATTAAATATGGAGTTGAg GTGGCTGACATCAAAAGATTGAATGGGTTGGCTTCTGATCTTCAAATGTTTGCTTTAAAGACTTTGCTCATACCATTACCAGGGAGACATCCACCTTCTCCCATTTTGTGCGGTGCTTCTGCTGATTCTCCAGG CGAAAACAGCCTTGATAAAACGCCATCATGCCCACGCTACTCTAATGTGTTAGATTCATTAGAATCGTTAAAATTGAAACCAGCGCAGCAGAAGGCCTCTCCAGCTATGAGCACTCTACGGAAGTATTATGGTCTCAACTCTTCAAATCGAAACGGCTCAATTGAAGGTACGGAGATGGCCGTCTATAGAACAGGGAGCTCTGATCACCTGACAGAGGGGCTGCTGCACAAAAATTCACCCGGGTCATCATATCACAATCTCAAATCCTGGAAGTTTGCTAATAATTTATCACCTGAAGATGAAATCATGGTAGATTACGTACCACTTGCAGAAGCTGGAGATGGAGAAGGTGAGAAGTCTGTCCGAAGACGCCAGAAATCTGAAGCAGATTTTGGGTGCGGCACATCAGAAAAGTTGTTGAAGGAAGAAACAAGTGGAAGTAGTAATTTCTCATCTGGGACAGGAAAGAATTTGGCCATGAGACCTAAATCAGCTAGCCGAATGATGCTCTTCTCTGATTCAGAGCCAGGATGGTTGAACTCTATTCCAGTTGGTTTGGGAGATTCTGTAATTATCGACGGATTTCGTAAATCATCAAGCACACCAAGTCTGCATGACCAGGAGAATGGAAATTCCTCTTTGGCTTGGCCAACTCCGAAGTGGAGTTTGAAAGCAGATTTGCAAGCTCTCTCAACCACCGGAATCACGCTACCTATCTTTGATGGGTTACCGAAGCCAATAACTGGACGCTGGAGCAAAGCCGCACTTGATTAG